GAGTTTCTCTATCACATTCAAAAGTAGAATTTCTTTTTTGAGAAAGTAAATTGTTTGCAAAACTATTATCAACTTCTTGACCTATTGCAAAAATAATAGTGTCACAAGAAATATCTCTAAGTTGGTTTTCATCAAATTTTGGAGAAAACATGTGATTTTCATCAAATAGAGATAAACATTTTTTTAGAGTTATTTTATCAATTGAAGAATCATCATTTAGACTTATATCCTTAACCCCATATCCATGTAAAAATTCTATTTCTTCTTCAAAAGCTCCTTTAACTTCTTCTTTAGAAGCAGTCATTTCATCAAATGAACCTTCTAAACATACAGAATAAACTTTTTCAACACCAGATATTCTTCTTGAAGTTCTAGCACAGTCCATGGCTACATCTCCACCACCAACTACAAGAACAGTTTTTCCTAAATCTAGTTTTTTATCTTTTGATAAAGCTGCTTCTTTTAAAAAAGAGCTAGCACTTAAAATATTTTTTGAAGATAGATTAGTTCCAACTCTACCTTTATGTTTTCCAACAGCTACAATTACAGAATCAAAGTCTTTTAAAAGAGTTTCAAATTCTATATCTTTTCCAATTTCACAATTCATTCGGAATTTTACGCCTAATTTTTCTAAATAACTAATCTCTCTAGTAAGAATATTTCTAGGTAATCTATATTCAGGAATACCTACTGCCATCATTCCACCTTTAACAGGTAATTTTTCAAAAACAGTTACTCCATATCCTTTTCTAATAAGGTCTAAAGCAGATTGTAATCCAGAAGGACCAGCTCCAATAACAGCTACATTTTTATTTTTATAGTCTTCTTTTTCTAAACTCCATAATTTTTCATCATCATAGTGGTCAGCTATATATCTTTTTAAACCAGCAATACTCATAGGAGAGTTTATCTCATTGATTTTACATTTACCTTCACAAGGATGAGCGCAAATTCTTCCTAAAGTTCCAGGTAAAAATAATTTTTCTCTAACTGTAAGTAAAGCTTCTTCTCCTTTTCCTTCTCTAAGAAGTCTAATATATTCTTTAACATTTGTATGCATAGGACAAGTAGTGACACAAGCTGGATTTTCTTCACCCATACACTCAGAAACTATTTTTTGCATATTTTCAATGATTTCTTCTTTTAACATGATTTTCTCCTTTATCTTTTTTTAGGTTCAATAGCAAAAATAAACACTCCAGTTACAATAACTAATCCCCAAATTATAAGGTGTAAATTCATAGGAGCTCCAAAAAGAACAATACTAAATATAATTGTCCATAAAGCAGCAGTTGAATTAAGAGCTGTACCCATAGCTGCTCCTATTAAATCAACAGCTTTGTACCAACAAAGATATGTTATAGCTCCAAGAATAGCTATACCACCAAATTTAAAAACAGTTCCATTATTTATAACTTCGAAAGCTGTACCAAGTCCACCAGATAGAGGAACTACTATAAATCCATAAATTATCATAGAGATAAAATATCTTAAATATAAAAATTGTTGTGGAATTGCTTTTATATGGTCTTCATCTTTTATATGTTTCATAGCAAATCCAATAATAACTCCCTCAGAAGCCCAACCTAACACAGCTAGTAAAGCAAATAAAATTCCTGTTCCGAAAGTTTCAGGAATATTTCCTGTAGGTTTAAACCCTAACATAAAAGAACCTAAAAGACTGATGAAAATTCCAAGAACAGCTCTTTTAGTAAGTTTTTCTTTTAATAAGAAATATGAAAGAAGAGCACCAATTCCTGGATAGATAACAGATATACTAGAAGCATATGGAGCTGTAGCATATTTTATAGCCAATAAATAGGCACTCATTCCAACAGGAGCCCCAACTAAAGCAGCCACAGCTGTAGCTTTTCCTTTTTTAGTCTTTAAAAGTTCGAAAACACCTTTTAATTGACTAGAAAAAAGTAAGGTTAAAGCAATCCAAATGAAAGCAAAACTATCGTGAAAAAAAGCTGATACAAGAGGAGGAACATTGATTTTTCCCATTAAAGTAGAGTCAAGTCCCCAAGCAAAACCAACAATAACACCTAATAAAATTCCTTTTGTTCTATTGTTCATAAAATACTCCTTAAAATTTTTTTAAACTTATATAAAAATAGCAAATATTATGCCAAAATTTTTAAATCTTATTTTATCAATAAAAAAAATTATAAAAAAATAAAAAACTAGAAAAGTGTCATTTTTTATAGTATAATTAATGTAATTATTAGTGACAGTGTAATTTTAAATTACAATGGAGGAATTATGAAGTTTGATTATAAAATATTAGAAGAAATAGAAATTGGTGTTATTTTATGTAATATTTTAGGGGAAATTCAATATTCAAATAAGTGTGCTAATGAATATCTTGGTAGAGAAAAAATAAATGTTAATGAAATAATAGAGGAATTAAGAGAAAAAGAAGCCTTAAAAATGGGATTTAAGTTGTTAACAAAAACTTATAAAAATCTATTTTTTATGATTTTTTCTCAAAAAGAAGAGGGAAAATATTTAATTTTATTAAAACAAAAAGATTTTTTTAAAACTATTTTAAATGAAAATGATTCTTATACAAACGAAAAAAAATATACCTTTGAAAATGTTATAGGAAAAAGTCCACAAATTTTAAAAGTCATTGATGAATGTAAAAAGATAGCTGATGGAAATAGTAATATTCTTATAACAGGAGAAAGTGGAACAGGAAAAGAATTTTTTGCTAGAGCCATTCATAATAATAGTTCAAGAAGAAATTTTCCATTTATTCCTGTAAATTGTGGTTCAATACCTAGAGAACTTATAGAAAGTGAATTATTTGGTTATGAAAGTGGGGCTTTTACAGGAGCTAATAAACAAGGATATATAGGAAAATTTCAATTAGCTAATGGAGGAACAATATTTTTAGATGAAATAGGAGAAATGCCACTTAATATGCAAGTTTCTCTTTTAAGAGTTTTACAAGATAAATGTGTAACAAAAATAGGTTCCAAAAAATGTACTAAAGTAGATGTAAGAGTAATAGCTGCTACTAATAAATGTTTAAAAGATGAAATAAAAAAAGAGAGATTTAGGAAAGATTTGTATTATAGATTGAATGCTTTTAATATAAATATTCCACCACTAAAAGAGAGAATAGGTGATATTCCGATATTTTTAGAACATTTATTAAAAGAAAAAAGTATTGAATTAAATAAGCCTATTCCAAAAGTTCCTAAACCTCTTTTCCAAAAAATTATATCTTATTGTTGGCCAGGAAATATAAGAGAGTTACAAAATTTTGTAGAAAACTTTGTTGTATTGGATGGAATAAGTACTTATGATATAAATTTTGATGAATGTCATTGTATGACTCATGATAATTTAGGAAATAGAATTGAAATAAATCAATGTGGAGTGATAGAAAAAGTAGAGGATAAAATTTTACCTCTAGTAGAATTAGAAAAAAGAGAGATAGAAAAAGCTATAAAAATTTATGATGGAAATATGACTCACATTGCTTCTGCTTTAGGAATAAGCAGAAATGCTTTATATAATAAAATGAAAAGATACGGAATAGAAAAGTAAAAAATATTATATTTTATTAAAATAGTTTTAAAATAGTTACTTTAATGAATATTATTTTTTAGTTTCAAAAAACTTATAAAAAATAGATACATGACATTGAGGGAGAGTTAAAAATATAAACTCTCCTTTTTTATAGGAAAATTTAAAATATTTGTTTTCAATATCTTTTTTTATTATAAGTGAATTAATATTCTCTTCTGTTATACCTTTTAAAAAATTTTCAAAAATTAAAAAATAATTAATTTTTTGATTAGTGGAAAAATTTATACTATTGGTCTTTTCTTTTTTTATTTTTAAATCTTTACTTTCAATTTTTTCAAAACCTAAGATTTCAATTTTAAATATAATATATTTTAACCAAAAAATAATATTTTCTTTTTCTAAAATAGAAAAAGTCTTTTCCTCTTTAGAAAAAATATCTTTTATATATTGTTCGACTTTACTTAAAATGATAGAATTACATTTTTTACAACAAGGAATATAGGTATTATGAAAGGAAAAAAGACAATTGTTTTCATCATAAAAACCAAGTTTTATATTTTTTTCAAAAGTCCATTGAGGAATTAGATGTTCTTTTGTAATTTTTTCATTATTTCCACATAAAATACAAAATCCAATCTCTTTATTTTTAGTTAATAAACTTAAAATTGTAGTTAAATTTTCTTTTATTATATTTTTAATTTCTATTATAGCTTGATTCATGTAAAACTCCTTGTAAAAATATATCTAATTTTACTTTAAATTTATATGAAAATCAATTAAAAAATAAAAAAAACATTGAAATATAAAAAAGTTTTTTATTTCTTAAAAAAAATCTTGTATAAAAATTTTATTTATGATATACTGTTTTTTATGTGAGAACAGTTGTATCTAATTTAAAGAAAAAGGAGAGATGAATGAGAGAATTACTAAAAAAATGGACAAGTATTAGTTTAATAAAGAGAATAATAGCAGGATTAATAATAGGTGGAACTTTAGCATATATAGCTCCTGAAAAATTAAGTGGAATTGTTTTATTAGGAGACTTATTTGTTGGAGCTTTAAAATCAATAGCACCAGTTTTAGTTTTTGTACTTGTTATGGCAGCCATATTACAACATCAAAAAGGGCAAAAAACAAATATGAAATCAATTATAATTTTATATCTTTTTGGAACTTTTATAGCCTCTGTAGTTGCTGTTGTAGGAAGTTTTGTATATCCTGTTGAATTAGTTTTAAAAGCTGGGGAAAGTTCAATAGTACCTCCAGAAAATATTTATGGAGTTTTAAAAGGACTTTTAATGAATTTAGTAGACAATCCTGTTAATGCCTTATTAAAAGGAAATTATATTGGAATTTTATTCTGGAGTATAACTTTTGGATTCTTTTTAAGAGAAGCTACAGAAAATACTAAAAAAGTTATAATAGAAATATCAGAAGTAGTTTTAAATACAGTAAAATTTGTTATAGAATTTGCTCCATTTGGTATTATGGGACTTATATTTAATTCAATGCGTACAAGTGGAATAGCAAGTTTATTAATTTATGGAAAATTAATTGTGTTATTATTAGCTTGCATGTTCTTTACAGCTTTTGTAGTAAATCCTATAATAACTTATATAATGATAAGACAAAATCCATATCCATTAGTATTAAAATGTACAAGAGAAAGTGGAATTACAGCTTTCTTTACAAGAAGTTCAGCAGCAAATATTCCTGTAAATATGGATTTATGTGATAGACTTGGACTAGATAAAGAAGTTTATTCAGTTTCAATTCCTTTAGGAGCTACAATAAATATGGGGGGAGCAGCTATTACAATTTCTGTTTTTGCTTTAAGTGCTGCTCATACTTTAGGAATACAAGTGGATTTTTTCTCAGCAATACTTTTAAGTGTTTTATCAGCTATAAGTGCTTGTGGAGCTTCTGGAGTAGCTGGAGGTTCTTTACTTTTAATTCCACTTGCTTGTAGTTTATTTGGAATTCCTAATGATATAGCAATGCAAGTTGTTGGAGTTGGATTTATAATTGGAGTAATTCAAGATTCTTGTGAAACAGCTTTAAATTCTTCAACAGATGTATTATTTACAAGTATAGCTGAATTTTCAAACTGGAGAAAAGAAGGAAAAGAAATAGTTATAAAATAATAATCCTAAGAAATATATAAATACACTTCTAAATTATTTTTAGAGGTGTATTTTTCTATTCAAAAATAAATTTATCTTTAAAATATATAATGTAGTAAAACACAATGATATAAAAAAATGAAAAAATAAATTTTATTATAATATCTATTTAGTACATTTTATATTTCAAGTAAAGAATACTATAATTTAAATTAATTATAAATATGTTTTGTTATTTTAATTTCTTTAAAATTGTAATTGTCATTATAGAAAAACAAAGTAATCCACCTAAAAAATTTGAAACAGGTTCAGCCATAAATACC
This genomic interval from Fusobacterium sp. FSA-380-WT-3A contains the following:
- the sstT gene encoding serine/threonine transporter SstT translates to MRELLKKWTSISLIKRIIAGLIIGGTLAYIAPEKLSGIVLLGDLFVGALKSIAPVLVFVLVMAAILQHQKGQKTNMKSIIILYLFGTFIASVVAVVGSFVYPVELVLKAGESSIVPPENIYGVLKGLLMNLVDNPVNALLKGNYIGILFWSITFGFFLREATENTKKVIIEISEVVLNTVKFVIEFAPFGIMGLIFNSMRTSGIASLLIYGKLIVLLLACMFFTAFVVNPIITYIMIRQNPYPLVLKCTRESGITAFFTRSSAANIPVNMDLCDRLGLDKEVYSVSIPLGATINMGGAAITISVFALSAAHTLGIQVDFFSAILLSVLSAISACGASGVAGGSLLLIPLACSLFGIPNDIAMQVVGVGFIIGVIQDSCETALNSSTDVLFTSIAEFSNWRKEGKEIVIK
- a CDS encoding sigma-54-dependent Fis family transcriptional regulator, encoding MKFDYKILEEIEIGVILCNILGEIQYSNKCANEYLGREKINVNEIIEELREKEALKMGFKLLTKTYKNLFFMIFSQKEEGKYLILLKQKDFFKTILNENDSYTNEKKYTFENVIGKSPQILKVIDECKKIADGNSNILITGESGTGKEFFARAIHNNSSRRNFPFIPVNCGSIPRELIESELFGYESGAFTGANKQGYIGKFQLANGGTIFLDEIGEMPLNMQVSLLRVLQDKCVTKIGSKKCTKVDVRVIAATNKCLKDEIKKERFRKDLYYRLNAFNINIPPLKERIGDIPIFLEHLLKEKSIELNKPIPKVPKPLFQKIISYCWPGNIRELQNFVENFVVLDGISTYDINFDECHCMTHDNLGNRIEINQCGVIEKVEDKILPLVELEKREIEKAIKIYDGNMTHIASALGISRNALYNKMKRYGIEK
- a CDS encoding DMT family transporter; translated protein: MNNRTKGILLGVIVGFAWGLDSTLMGKINVPPLVSAFFHDSFAFIWIALTLLFSSQLKGVFELLKTKKGKATAVAALVGAPVGMSAYLLAIKYATAPYASSISVIYPGIGALLSYFLLKEKLTKRAVLGIFISLLGSFMLGFKPTGNIPETFGTGILFALLAVLGWASEGVIIGFAMKHIKDEDHIKAIPQQFLYLRYFISMIIYGFIVVPLSGGLGTAFEVINNGTVFKFGGIAILGAITYLCWYKAVDLIGAAMGTALNSTAALWTIIFSIVLFGAPMNLHLIIWGLVIVTGVFIFAIEPKKR